One Cottoperca gobio chromosome 23, fCotGob3.1, whole genome shotgun sequence genomic region harbors:
- the mcm10 gene encoding protein MCM10 homolog isoform X4, whose product MDSEDDLDILTALLAESEGVGGEEGRQEQADDLDGLFDADDEDNEEYNEGIEEEGRNVQTEDVVSDLSGDVDEEKDAKRSESLDRSKENLQEELRHMQEQMQRLQQQLEASQKLPTSSTTPVRTEGSSAGPKPITSTLTQAKPASITHKTETRAAATSSPTPVRAGGLKLQESSVFCDELNNAHSFKRKPRVAHPPKDSTSPEDRGPLVEIKLGSSFQPAAITSELFSPLHSPAASRSTPAPAASSLPPLPKDVAVEKYSGLRLRKPRVSSSEMDRKMADRRLLRLSQVPERLAREKLEESNWVTFGVLVNKVTPQSNSSGKTFSIWKLNDLHNLDVFVSLLLFGEVHKLHWKTEPGSVIGLLNPNSMKQKEGYDGVSLTVDHPQKLLLMGEAQDYGTCKAMKKNGDPCSQIINMYDCQYCQYHVRAQYKQMSSKRAELQSVFSGKAPNKLKGKGGNLRERLCQDGFYYGGVSSPACAASLTKANKPVQKTLDKLFVRGSAQLALQAKRLAMQSGEVSGCSSEFKSLMSTPTPGALQLKKHLAHGGQSVSKDAAAAPLQSITAADLLKQQKQKQREFLQNRRRRADQMQKKGQQSSAGPSTGPTSKAIQSPAAPHSPSLGRGFSEGEDILFFENSPPPVPAPSTLSLSAAKLAALKKLRAKGTGLDKEDPNAVKRKRSSSSEISARLEKNRSSAEGDEEEEPAQKKKRDKLLYIQSEEFQKILNAKSLHGAALQAAEYQLQESYFDPLVKKEQLEEKMKSIREMKCRAVSCKKCGYTYFKPADRCVEENHDLRWHDATKRFFKCPCGQRAIALDRLPNKHCSNCGLFKWERDGMLKEKKGPKIAGELLQPRGEEHGKFLNSSK is encoded by the exons GTGAGGATGATCTGGACATCCTGACGGCACTGCTGGCTGAGAGCGAGGGAGTTGGAGGAGAAGAGGGCCGTCAAGAGCAGGCAGACGACTTGGACGGCCTGTTTGACGCCGACGATGAGGACAATGAAGAGTACAACGAGGGCAtcgaggaggaagggagaaatGTGCAGACGGAAGACGTAGTGTCTGATCTCTCTGGAGATGTGGATGAAGAGAAAGACGCTAAAAGAAGTGAGAGCCTGGACAGGTCCAAGGAAAATTTACAAG AGGAGCTGAGGCACATGCAGGAGCAGATGCAGaggttgcagcagcagctggaagCAAGCCAGAAGCTTCCAACCTCATCTACCACTCCAGTTAGGACTGAAGGGAGCTCAGCTGGTCCCAAACCAATAACCTCCACACTGACCCAGGCCAAACCGGCCTCCATCACACATAAGACTGAGACACGAGCAG CAGCAACCTCTTCACCCACTCCAGTCAGAGCAGGAGGTCTGAAGCTCCAggagtcctctgtcttctgtgaTGAGCTGAACAATGCTCACTCCTTCAAACGCAAACCCAGGGTAGCTCACCCTCCCAAAGACAGCACATCACCAG AAGACAGAGGTCCACTGGTGGAGATAAAGCTTGGTAGCTCCTTCCAGCCAGCAGCGATCACCAGCGAGCTCTTCAGTCCTTTGCATTCAC CTGCAGCCTCTCGGAGCACACCTGCCCCAGCTGCATCCTCTCTTCCTCCGCTTCCTAAAGATGTGGCTGTTGAGAAATACTCAGGCCTCCGTCTCAG AAAGCCGCGCGTTTCCTCCAGTGAGATGGACCGCAAGATGGCCGACCGCCGTCTGCTCCGTCTGTCGCAGGTGCCGGAGCGTTTGGCTCGGGAGAAGCTTGAGGAGAGCAACTGGGTGACTTTCGGTGTGCTGGTCAACAAGGTCACACCACAAAGCAACAGCAGC GGCAAGACCTTCAGCATCTGGAAACTGAACGACCTCCATAACCTGGacgtgtttgtgtctctgctccTGTTCGGAGAAGTCCACAAACTGCACTGGAAGACGGAGCCGGGCTCCGTCATTGGACTTCTCAACCCTAACTCCATGAAGCAGAAAGAAGGATATGACGGG GTGAGCCTGACGGTGGATCACCCACagaagctgctgctgatggGGGAAGCCCAGGACTACGGCACCTGCAAGGCCATGAAGAAGAACGGAGACCCCTGCTCTCAGATCAtcaacatg TATGACTGTCAGTACTGTCAGTACCACGTCAGGGCCCAGTACAAGCAGATGAGCTCTAAGCGGGCGGAGCTGCAATCTGTCTTTTCTGGGAAAGCTCCCAACAAGCTGAAGGGGAAGGGAGGAAACCTGAGGGAGCGTCTGTGTCAGGATGGCTTCTACTACGGCGGCGTGTCCTCCCCCGCCTGCGCCGCCTCTCT gaccAAAGCCAACAAACCGGTCCAGAAGACTCTGGACAAGCTGTTTGTGAGAGGCTCGGCTCAGCTGGCTCTGCAGGCCAAGAGGCTGG cCATGCAGTCCGGTGAAGTGTCAGGTTGTTCAAGTGAATTTAAGAGCCTGATGTCCACGCCAACACCCGGAGCTCTGCAGCTGAAGAAGCACTTGGCACACGGCGGCCAATCAG TCTCCAAAGACGCAGCTGCAGCCCCGCTTCAGTCCATCACCGCCGCAGACTTGctgaagcagcagaaacagaagcagCGGGAGTTTCTGCAGAACCGTCGACGGAGGGCAGACCAGATGCAGAAGAAGGGGCAGCAGAGCTCAGCTGGGCCCAGCACCGGGCCAACCTCCAAAGCCATACAGAGCCCCGCAGCACCCCACAGCCCCAGCCTGGGCCGGGGCTTCTCTGAGGGGGAGGACATCCTCTTCTTTGAGAACAGCCCGCCTCCGGTGCCCGCCCCCAGCACTCTCAGCCTATCAGCCGCCAAGCTGGCTGCTCTGAAGAAGCTGAGAGCCAAAGGGACAGGGCTTGATAAGGAGGATCCCAACGctgtgaagaggaagaggagcagcagcagtgagatcAGCGCCCGACTGGAGAAGAACCGGAGCTCAGCTGAAG gtgatgaggaggaggaaccGGCCCAGAAGAAGAAGCGAGATAAGCTTCTCTACATCCAGTCAGAGGAGTTTCAAAAGATCCTCAACGCCAAATCTCTCCACGGGGCTGCACTACAGGCG GCGGAGTACCAACTGCAGGAGAGCTACTTTGATCCTCTGGTGAAGAAggaacagctggaggagaagatgaagTCCATCAGAGAGATGAAGTGTCGCGCGGTCTCCTGTAAAAAG TGTGGCTACACCTACTTCAAGCCAGCGGATCGTTGTGTGGAGGAGAATCACGATCTGCGGTGGCACGATGCTACCAAACGTTTCTTCAAATGTCCCTGTGGACAGAGAGCCATCGCTCTGGACAGACTGCCCAACAAACACTGCAG TAACTGTGGTCTATTTAAATGGGAGCGTGATGGGATGCTGAAG GAGAAAAAGGGACCAAAGATCGCTGGAGAGCTCCTCCAGCCTCGAGGAGAGGAGCACGGAAAGTTCCTCAACAGCAGCAAGTGA
- the mcm10 gene encoding protein MCM10 homolog isoform X1 → MDSEDDLDILTALLAESEGVGGEEGRQEQADDLDGLFDADDEDNEEYNEGIEEEGRNVQTEDVVSDLSGDVDEEKDAKRSESLDRSKENLQEELRHMQEQMQRLQQQLEASQKLPTSSTTPVRTEGSSAGPKPITSTLTQAKPASITHKTETRAAATSSPTPVRAGGLKLQESSVFCDELNNAHSFKRKPRVAHPPKDSTSPEDRGPLVEIKLGSSFQPAAITSELFSPLHSPAASRSTPAPAAASRSTPAPAASSLPPLPKDVAVEKYSGLRLRKPRVSSSEMDRKMADRRLLRLSQVPERLAREKLEESNWVTFGVLVNKVTPQSNSSGKTFSIWKLNDLHNLDVFVSLLLFGEVHKLHWKTEPGSVIGLLNPNSMKQKEGYDGVSLTVDHPQKLLLMGEAQDYGTCKAMKKNGDPCSQIINMYDCQYCQYHVRAQYKQMSSKRAELQSVFSGKAPNKLKGKGGNLRERLCQDGFYYGGVSSPACAASLTKANKPVQKTLDKLFVRGSAQLALQAKRLAMQSGEVSGCSSEFKSLMSTPTPGALQLKKHLAHGGQSVSKDAAAAPLQSITAADLLKQQKQKQREFLQNRRRRADQMQKKGQQSSAGPSTGPTSKAIQSPAAPHSPSLGRGFSEGEDILFFENSPPPVPAPSTLSLSAAKLAALKKLRAKGTGLDKEDPNAVKRKRSSSSEISARLEKNRSSAEGDEEEEPAQKKKRDKLLYIQSEEFQKILNAKSLHGAALQAAEYQLQESYFDPLVKKEQLEEKMKSIREMKCRAVSCKKCGYTYFKPADRCVEENHDLRWHDATKRFFKCPCGQRAIALDRLPNKHCSNCGLFKWERDGMLKEKKGPKIAGELLQPRGEEHGKFLNSSK, encoded by the exons GTGAGGATGATCTGGACATCCTGACGGCACTGCTGGCTGAGAGCGAGGGAGTTGGAGGAGAAGAGGGCCGTCAAGAGCAGGCAGACGACTTGGACGGCCTGTTTGACGCCGACGATGAGGACAATGAAGAGTACAACGAGGGCAtcgaggaggaagggagaaatGTGCAGACGGAAGACGTAGTGTCTGATCTCTCTGGAGATGTGGATGAAGAGAAAGACGCTAAAAGAAGTGAGAGCCTGGACAGGTCCAAGGAAAATTTACAAG AGGAGCTGAGGCACATGCAGGAGCAGATGCAGaggttgcagcagcagctggaagCAAGCCAGAAGCTTCCAACCTCATCTACCACTCCAGTTAGGACTGAAGGGAGCTCAGCTGGTCCCAAACCAATAACCTCCACACTGACCCAGGCCAAACCGGCCTCCATCACACATAAGACTGAGACACGAGCAG CAGCAACCTCTTCACCCACTCCAGTCAGAGCAGGAGGTCTGAAGCTCCAggagtcctctgtcttctgtgaTGAGCTGAACAATGCTCACTCCTTCAAACGCAAACCCAGGGTAGCTCACCCTCCCAAAGACAGCACATCACCAG AAGACAGAGGTCCACTGGTGGAGATAAAGCTTGGTAGCTCCTTCCAGCCAGCAGCGATCACCAGCGAGCTCTTCAGTCCTTTGCATTCACCTGCAGCCTCTCGGAGCACACCTGCCCCAGCTGCAGCCTCTCGGAGCACACCTGCCCCAGCTGCATCCTCTCTTCCTCCGCTTCCTAAAGATGTGGCTGTTGAGAAATACTCAGGCCTCCGTCTCAG AAAGCCGCGCGTTTCCTCCAGTGAGATGGACCGCAAGATGGCCGACCGCCGTCTGCTCCGTCTGTCGCAGGTGCCGGAGCGTTTGGCTCGGGAGAAGCTTGAGGAGAGCAACTGGGTGACTTTCGGTGTGCTGGTCAACAAGGTCACACCACAAAGCAACAGCAGC GGCAAGACCTTCAGCATCTGGAAACTGAACGACCTCCATAACCTGGacgtgtttgtgtctctgctccTGTTCGGAGAAGTCCACAAACTGCACTGGAAGACGGAGCCGGGCTCCGTCATTGGACTTCTCAACCCTAACTCCATGAAGCAGAAAGAAGGATATGACGGG GTGAGCCTGACGGTGGATCACCCACagaagctgctgctgatggGGGAAGCCCAGGACTACGGCACCTGCAAGGCCATGAAGAAGAACGGAGACCCCTGCTCTCAGATCAtcaacatg TATGACTGTCAGTACTGTCAGTACCACGTCAGGGCCCAGTACAAGCAGATGAGCTCTAAGCGGGCGGAGCTGCAATCTGTCTTTTCTGGGAAAGCTCCCAACAAGCTGAAGGGGAAGGGAGGAAACCTGAGGGAGCGTCTGTGTCAGGATGGCTTCTACTACGGCGGCGTGTCCTCCCCCGCCTGCGCCGCCTCTCT gaccAAAGCCAACAAACCGGTCCAGAAGACTCTGGACAAGCTGTTTGTGAGAGGCTCGGCTCAGCTGGCTCTGCAGGCCAAGAGGCTGG cCATGCAGTCCGGTGAAGTGTCAGGTTGTTCAAGTGAATTTAAGAGCCTGATGTCCACGCCAACACCCGGAGCTCTGCAGCTGAAGAAGCACTTGGCACACGGCGGCCAATCAG TCTCCAAAGACGCAGCTGCAGCCCCGCTTCAGTCCATCACCGCCGCAGACTTGctgaagcagcagaaacagaagcagCGGGAGTTTCTGCAGAACCGTCGACGGAGGGCAGACCAGATGCAGAAGAAGGGGCAGCAGAGCTCAGCTGGGCCCAGCACCGGGCCAACCTCCAAAGCCATACAGAGCCCCGCAGCACCCCACAGCCCCAGCCTGGGCCGGGGCTTCTCTGAGGGGGAGGACATCCTCTTCTTTGAGAACAGCCCGCCTCCGGTGCCCGCCCCCAGCACTCTCAGCCTATCAGCCGCCAAGCTGGCTGCTCTGAAGAAGCTGAGAGCCAAAGGGACAGGGCTTGATAAGGAGGATCCCAACGctgtgaagaggaagaggagcagcagcagtgagatcAGCGCCCGACTGGAGAAGAACCGGAGCTCAGCTGAAG gtgatgaggaggaggaaccGGCCCAGAAGAAGAAGCGAGATAAGCTTCTCTACATCCAGTCAGAGGAGTTTCAAAAGATCCTCAACGCCAAATCTCTCCACGGGGCTGCACTACAGGCG GCGGAGTACCAACTGCAGGAGAGCTACTTTGATCCTCTGGTGAAGAAggaacagctggaggagaagatgaagTCCATCAGAGAGATGAAGTGTCGCGCGGTCTCCTGTAAAAAG TGTGGCTACACCTACTTCAAGCCAGCGGATCGTTGTGTGGAGGAGAATCACGATCTGCGGTGGCACGATGCTACCAAACGTTTCTTCAAATGTCCCTGTGGACAGAGAGCCATCGCTCTGGACAGACTGCCCAACAAACACTGCAG TAACTGTGGTCTATTTAAATGGGAGCGTGATGGGATGCTGAAG GAGAAAAAGGGACCAAAGATCGCTGGAGAGCTCCTCCAGCCTCGAGGAGAGGAGCACGGAAAGTTCCTCAACAGCAGCAAGTGA
- the mcm10 gene encoding protein MCM10 homolog isoform X2 produces MDSEDDLDILTALLAESEGVGGEEGRQEQADDLDGLFDADDEDNEEYNEGIEEEGRNVQTEDVVSDLSGDVDEEKDAKRSESLDRSKENLQEELRHMQEQMQRLQQQLEASQKLPTSSTTPVRTEGSSAGPKPITSTLTQAKPASITHKTETRAATSSPTPVRAGGLKLQESSVFCDELNNAHSFKRKPRVAHPPKDSTSPEDRGPLVEIKLGSSFQPAAITSELFSPLHSPAASRSTPAPAAASRSTPAPAASSLPPLPKDVAVEKYSGLRLRKPRVSSSEMDRKMADRRLLRLSQVPERLAREKLEESNWVTFGVLVNKVTPQSNSSGKTFSIWKLNDLHNLDVFVSLLLFGEVHKLHWKTEPGSVIGLLNPNSMKQKEGYDGVSLTVDHPQKLLLMGEAQDYGTCKAMKKNGDPCSQIINMYDCQYCQYHVRAQYKQMSSKRAELQSVFSGKAPNKLKGKGGNLRERLCQDGFYYGGVSSPACAASLTKANKPVQKTLDKLFVRGSAQLALQAKRLAMQSGEVSGCSSEFKSLMSTPTPGALQLKKHLAHGGQSVSKDAAAAPLQSITAADLLKQQKQKQREFLQNRRRRADQMQKKGQQSSAGPSTGPTSKAIQSPAAPHSPSLGRGFSEGEDILFFENSPPPVPAPSTLSLSAAKLAALKKLRAKGTGLDKEDPNAVKRKRSSSSEISARLEKNRSSAEGDEEEEPAQKKKRDKLLYIQSEEFQKILNAKSLHGAALQAAEYQLQESYFDPLVKKEQLEEKMKSIREMKCRAVSCKKCGYTYFKPADRCVEENHDLRWHDATKRFFKCPCGQRAIALDRLPNKHCSNCGLFKWERDGMLKEKKGPKIAGELLQPRGEEHGKFLNSSK; encoded by the exons GTGAGGATGATCTGGACATCCTGACGGCACTGCTGGCTGAGAGCGAGGGAGTTGGAGGAGAAGAGGGCCGTCAAGAGCAGGCAGACGACTTGGACGGCCTGTTTGACGCCGACGATGAGGACAATGAAGAGTACAACGAGGGCAtcgaggaggaagggagaaatGTGCAGACGGAAGACGTAGTGTCTGATCTCTCTGGAGATGTGGATGAAGAGAAAGACGCTAAAAGAAGTGAGAGCCTGGACAGGTCCAAGGAAAATTTACAAG AGGAGCTGAGGCACATGCAGGAGCAGATGCAGaggttgcagcagcagctggaagCAAGCCAGAAGCTTCCAACCTCATCTACCACTCCAGTTAGGACTGAAGGGAGCTCAGCTGGTCCCAAACCAATAACCTCCACACTGACCCAGGCCAAACCGGCCTCCATCACACATAAGACTGAGACACGAGCAG CAACCTCTTCACCCACTCCAGTCAGAGCAGGAGGTCTGAAGCTCCAggagtcctctgtcttctgtgaTGAGCTGAACAATGCTCACTCCTTCAAACGCAAACCCAGGGTAGCTCACCCTCCCAAAGACAGCACATCACCAG AAGACAGAGGTCCACTGGTGGAGATAAAGCTTGGTAGCTCCTTCCAGCCAGCAGCGATCACCAGCGAGCTCTTCAGTCCTTTGCATTCACCTGCAGCCTCTCGGAGCACACCTGCCCCAGCTGCAGCCTCTCGGAGCACACCTGCCCCAGCTGCATCCTCTCTTCCTCCGCTTCCTAAAGATGTGGCTGTTGAGAAATACTCAGGCCTCCGTCTCAG AAAGCCGCGCGTTTCCTCCAGTGAGATGGACCGCAAGATGGCCGACCGCCGTCTGCTCCGTCTGTCGCAGGTGCCGGAGCGTTTGGCTCGGGAGAAGCTTGAGGAGAGCAACTGGGTGACTTTCGGTGTGCTGGTCAACAAGGTCACACCACAAAGCAACAGCAGC GGCAAGACCTTCAGCATCTGGAAACTGAACGACCTCCATAACCTGGacgtgtttgtgtctctgctccTGTTCGGAGAAGTCCACAAACTGCACTGGAAGACGGAGCCGGGCTCCGTCATTGGACTTCTCAACCCTAACTCCATGAAGCAGAAAGAAGGATATGACGGG GTGAGCCTGACGGTGGATCACCCACagaagctgctgctgatggGGGAAGCCCAGGACTACGGCACCTGCAAGGCCATGAAGAAGAACGGAGACCCCTGCTCTCAGATCAtcaacatg TATGACTGTCAGTACTGTCAGTACCACGTCAGGGCCCAGTACAAGCAGATGAGCTCTAAGCGGGCGGAGCTGCAATCTGTCTTTTCTGGGAAAGCTCCCAACAAGCTGAAGGGGAAGGGAGGAAACCTGAGGGAGCGTCTGTGTCAGGATGGCTTCTACTACGGCGGCGTGTCCTCCCCCGCCTGCGCCGCCTCTCT gaccAAAGCCAACAAACCGGTCCAGAAGACTCTGGACAAGCTGTTTGTGAGAGGCTCGGCTCAGCTGGCTCTGCAGGCCAAGAGGCTGG cCATGCAGTCCGGTGAAGTGTCAGGTTGTTCAAGTGAATTTAAGAGCCTGATGTCCACGCCAACACCCGGAGCTCTGCAGCTGAAGAAGCACTTGGCACACGGCGGCCAATCAG TCTCCAAAGACGCAGCTGCAGCCCCGCTTCAGTCCATCACCGCCGCAGACTTGctgaagcagcagaaacagaagcagCGGGAGTTTCTGCAGAACCGTCGACGGAGGGCAGACCAGATGCAGAAGAAGGGGCAGCAGAGCTCAGCTGGGCCCAGCACCGGGCCAACCTCCAAAGCCATACAGAGCCCCGCAGCACCCCACAGCCCCAGCCTGGGCCGGGGCTTCTCTGAGGGGGAGGACATCCTCTTCTTTGAGAACAGCCCGCCTCCGGTGCCCGCCCCCAGCACTCTCAGCCTATCAGCCGCCAAGCTGGCTGCTCTGAAGAAGCTGAGAGCCAAAGGGACAGGGCTTGATAAGGAGGATCCCAACGctgtgaagaggaagaggagcagcagcagtgagatcAGCGCCCGACTGGAGAAGAACCGGAGCTCAGCTGAAG gtgatgaggaggaggaaccGGCCCAGAAGAAGAAGCGAGATAAGCTTCTCTACATCCAGTCAGAGGAGTTTCAAAAGATCCTCAACGCCAAATCTCTCCACGGGGCTGCACTACAGGCG GCGGAGTACCAACTGCAGGAGAGCTACTTTGATCCTCTGGTGAAGAAggaacagctggaggagaagatgaagTCCATCAGAGAGATGAAGTGTCGCGCGGTCTCCTGTAAAAAG TGTGGCTACACCTACTTCAAGCCAGCGGATCGTTGTGTGGAGGAGAATCACGATCTGCGGTGGCACGATGCTACCAAACGTTTCTTCAAATGTCCCTGTGGACAGAGAGCCATCGCTCTGGACAGACTGCCCAACAAACACTGCAG TAACTGTGGTCTATTTAAATGGGAGCGTGATGGGATGCTGAAG GAGAAAAAGGGACCAAAGATCGCTGGAGAGCTCCTCCAGCCTCGAGGAGAGGAGCACGGAAAGTTCCTCAACAGCAGCAAGTGA
- the mcm10 gene encoding protein MCM10 homolog isoform X3: MDSEDDLDILTALLAESEGVGGEEGRQEQADDLDGLFDADDEDNEEYNEGIEEEGRNVQTEDVVSDLSGDVDEEKDAKRSESLDRSKENLQEELRHMQEQMQRLQQQLEASQKLPTSSTTPVRTEGSSAGPKPITSTLTQAKPASITHKTETRAAATSSPTPVRAGGLKLQESSVFCDELNNAHSFKRKPRVAHPPKDSTSPDRGPLVEIKLGSSFQPAAITSELFSPLHSPAASRSTPAPAAASRSTPAPAASSLPPLPKDVAVEKYSGLRLRKPRVSSSEMDRKMADRRLLRLSQVPERLAREKLEESNWVTFGVLVNKVTPQSNSSGKTFSIWKLNDLHNLDVFVSLLLFGEVHKLHWKTEPGSVIGLLNPNSMKQKEGYDGVSLTVDHPQKLLLMGEAQDYGTCKAMKKNGDPCSQIINMYDCQYCQYHVRAQYKQMSSKRAELQSVFSGKAPNKLKGKGGNLRERLCQDGFYYGGVSSPACAASLTKANKPVQKTLDKLFVRGSAQLALQAKRLAMQSGEVSGCSSEFKSLMSTPTPGALQLKKHLAHGGQSVSKDAAAAPLQSITAADLLKQQKQKQREFLQNRRRRADQMQKKGQQSSAGPSTGPTSKAIQSPAAPHSPSLGRGFSEGEDILFFENSPPPVPAPSTLSLSAAKLAALKKLRAKGTGLDKEDPNAVKRKRSSSSEISARLEKNRSSAEGDEEEEPAQKKKRDKLLYIQSEEFQKILNAKSLHGAALQAAEYQLQESYFDPLVKKEQLEEKMKSIREMKCRAVSCKKCGYTYFKPADRCVEENHDLRWHDATKRFFKCPCGQRAIALDRLPNKHCSNCGLFKWERDGMLKEKKGPKIAGELLQPRGEEHGKFLNSSK; encoded by the exons GTGAGGATGATCTGGACATCCTGACGGCACTGCTGGCTGAGAGCGAGGGAGTTGGAGGAGAAGAGGGCCGTCAAGAGCAGGCAGACGACTTGGACGGCCTGTTTGACGCCGACGATGAGGACAATGAAGAGTACAACGAGGGCAtcgaggaggaagggagaaatGTGCAGACGGAAGACGTAGTGTCTGATCTCTCTGGAGATGTGGATGAAGAGAAAGACGCTAAAAGAAGTGAGAGCCTGGACAGGTCCAAGGAAAATTTACAAG AGGAGCTGAGGCACATGCAGGAGCAGATGCAGaggttgcagcagcagctggaagCAAGCCAGAAGCTTCCAACCTCATCTACCACTCCAGTTAGGACTGAAGGGAGCTCAGCTGGTCCCAAACCAATAACCTCCACACTGACCCAGGCCAAACCGGCCTCCATCACACATAAGACTGAGACACGAGCAG CAGCAACCTCTTCACCCACTCCAGTCAGAGCAGGAGGTCTGAAGCTCCAggagtcctctgtcttctgtgaTGAGCTGAACAATGCTCACTCCTTCAAACGCAAACCCAGGGTAGCTCACCCTCCCAAAGACAGCACATCACCAG ACAGAGGTCCACTGGTGGAGATAAAGCTTGGTAGCTCCTTCCAGCCAGCAGCGATCACCAGCGAGCTCTTCAGTCCTTTGCATTCACCTGCAGCCTCTCGGAGCACACCTGCCCCAGCTGCAGCCTCTCGGAGCACACCTGCCCCAGCTGCATCCTCTCTTCCTCCGCTTCCTAAAGATGTGGCTGTTGAGAAATACTCAGGCCTCCGTCTCAG AAAGCCGCGCGTTTCCTCCAGTGAGATGGACCGCAAGATGGCCGACCGCCGTCTGCTCCGTCTGTCGCAGGTGCCGGAGCGTTTGGCTCGGGAGAAGCTTGAGGAGAGCAACTGGGTGACTTTCGGTGTGCTGGTCAACAAGGTCACACCACAAAGCAACAGCAGC GGCAAGACCTTCAGCATCTGGAAACTGAACGACCTCCATAACCTGGacgtgtttgtgtctctgctccTGTTCGGAGAAGTCCACAAACTGCACTGGAAGACGGAGCCGGGCTCCGTCATTGGACTTCTCAACCCTAACTCCATGAAGCAGAAAGAAGGATATGACGGG GTGAGCCTGACGGTGGATCACCCACagaagctgctgctgatggGGGAAGCCCAGGACTACGGCACCTGCAAGGCCATGAAGAAGAACGGAGACCCCTGCTCTCAGATCAtcaacatg TATGACTGTCAGTACTGTCAGTACCACGTCAGGGCCCAGTACAAGCAGATGAGCTCTAAGCGGGCGGAGCTGCAATCTGTCTTTTCTGGGAAAGCTCCCAACAAGCTGAAGGGGAAGGGAGGAAACCTGAGGGAGCGTCTGTGTCAGGATGGCTTCTACTACGGCGGCGTGTCCTCCCCCGCCTGCGCCGCCTCTCT gaccAAAGCCAACAAACCGGTCCAGAAGACTCTGGACAAGCTGTTTGTGAGAGGCTCGGCTCAGCTGGCTCTGCAGGCCAAGAGGCTGG cCATGCAGTCCGGTGAAGTGTCAGGTTGTTCAAGTGAATTTAAGAGCCTGATGTCCACGCCAACACCCGGAGCTCTGCAGCTGAAGAAGCACTTGGCACACGGCGGCCAATCAG TCTCCAAAGACGCAGCTGCAGCCCCGCTTCAGTCCATCACCGCCGCAGACTTGctgaagcagcagaaacagaagcagCGGGAGTTTCTGCAGAACCGTCGACGGAGGGCAGACCAGATGCAGAAGAAGGGGCAGCAGAGCTCAGCTGGGCCCAGCACCGGGCCAACCTCCAAAGCCATACAGAGCCCCGCAGCACCCCACAGCCCCAGCCTGGGCCGGGGCTTCTCTGAGGGGGAGGACATCCTCTTCTTTGAGAACAGCCCGCCTCCGGTGCCCGCCCCCAGCACTCTCAGCCTATCAGCCGCCAAGCTGGCTGCTCTGAAGAAGCTGAGAGCCAAAGGGACAGGGCTTGATAAGGAGGATCCCAACGctgtgaagaggaagaggagcagcagcagtgagatcAGCGCCCGACTGGAGAAGAACCGGAGCTCAGCTGAAG gtgatgaggaggaggaaccGGCCCAGAAGAAGAAGCGAGATAAGCTTCTCTACATCCAGTCAGAGGAGTTTCAAAAGATCCTCAACGCCAAATCTCTCCACGGGGCTGCACTACAGGCG GCGGAGTACCAACTGCAGGAGAGCTACTTTGATCCTCTGGTGAAGAAggaacagctggaggagaagatgaagTCCATCAGAGAGATGAAGTGTCGCGCGGTCTCCTGTAAAAAG TGTGGCTACACCTACTTCAAGCCAGCGGATCGTTGTGTGGAGGAGAATCACGATCTGCGGTGGCACGATGCTACCAAACGTTTCTTCAAATGTCCCTGTGGACAGAGAGCCATCGCTCTGGACAGACTGCCCAACAAACACTGCAG TAACTGTGGTCTATTTAAATGGGAGCGTGATGGGATGCTGAAG GAGAAAAAGGGACCAAAGATCGCTGGAGAGCTCCTCCAGCCTCGAGGAGAGGAGCACGGAAAGTTCCTCAACAGCAGCAAGTGA